A genome region from Schistocerca nitens isolate TAMUIC-IGC-003100 chromosome 4, iqSchNite1.1, whole genome shotgun sequence includes the following:
- the LOC126252551 gene encoding uncharacterized protein LOC126252551 has protein sequence MENIFVQQQIVDDFEQFTLVVCNLDQRASSVVSDIIMQPPPQQAYATLKTALILRCTKPVDQRITQLLYHEKCGDRSPSDFYWHLRAMVDPSVFSDTLLLDIWQQQLPPRVDLTLIAYEGWRLSELLQVADRAHSLLDSRAIVAADATTSANDTS, from the coding sequence ATGGAGAACATTTTCGTGCAGCAGCAAATAGTCGACGATTTTGAACAGTTCACGCTAGTGGTATGCAACCTGGACCAACGTGCGTCGTCAGTGGTATCGGATATAATTATGCAACCCCCACCACAACAAGCCTACGCCACTCTCAAGACGGCTTTAATTTTGCGTTGTACAAAACCTGTGGACCAGCGGATAACACAGCTCCTGTACCACGAGAAATGCGGCGACCGGTCGCCTTCAGACTTTTACTGGCATTTACGTGCTATGGTGGACCCTTCCGTGTTCTCAGACACATTACTTTTGGACATATGGCAACAGCAGTTACCTCCGCGGGTGGACTTAACCTTAATTGCTTACGAGGGCTGGCGATTAAGTGAGTTGCTGCAAGTGGCCGATAGAGCGCACTCCCTGTTAGACTCACGCGCCATAGTGGCCGCCGACGCAACCACCTCAGCCAACGACACCAGCTGA